In a single window of the Melioribacteraceae bacterium genome:
- a CDS encoding endo-1,4-beta-xylanase, which translates to MKKITNIFSSVTAIFLFIMIIALTVENKAQIVTNGSFEQTPLGPITDTAAKGWLIQVGTLTTAPQFSVTDETAKDGSKSLKVVVNSVGANAWDIQIVADSLHVTPGATYKYSVWAKSDKANSQIYFTVGNYSYSEYAADRASRLTTEWKEYTLEFTVTDNQTVIRAPIHFSITGNVGSTIYVDNMKITKVISLAEAYKPIIVEAESGNVGSDFQVTTDAGNSNLTYVTIKTDAAAAGATNFPAKLDRTISYQVTFPDSGTYNLYARINVGPDTFNDDSFFYGKTFGQKDPTVDTLWNMVNGLAAGGFSNASDVVREIGGAGSNVWKWVCITGNTFNSVGAKFIVPEGGTTFTFHVAGRENGLFIDKFAFGKSIVFYTVDNLDKGVAGVTNVPGGNIYNGPPLAHKQKKFLGSAHSTNQATNFKSYWNKVTPENAGKWGSVEGTRNQMNWGALDAAYNLAKENNFPFHFHVLVWGAQQPSWINALPADEQLKEIREWFVAVAQRYPDIAYLEVVNEPLLNHNPPDGTSGRANYKNALGGNGATGYDWIITAFKMAREIFPAKTKLMLNDYSIINSSSSTAEYLKIIRLLKKENLIDLIGEQGHAFTTTAAVATMKRNLDSLASTGIPIHITELDIDGPTDATQLTQYKRIFPALWEHPGVEGITLWGWRPGLWRNDQKAYLIESNNVERPALIWLREYLDTLNIPVSVKGETELPQDFVLYNNYPNPFNPSTQISYYLPRASSVKLDVFDMLGRHMQTLVDGEQLAGYHDVQFNAGNLSSGVYVYRLQSGTFVSIKKMLLMK; encoded by the coding sequence ATGAAAAAAATAACTAATATTTTTTCTTCAGTAACGGCAATATTCCTTTTTATAATGATAATTGCATTAACTGTGGAAAATAAAGCTCAAATTGTAACTAATGGTAGTTTTGAACAGACACCACTAGGTCCAATAACAGATACAGCCGCAAAAGGGTGGTTAATTCAGGTGGGTACTTTAACTACGGCCCCCCAATTTTCTGTTACAGACGAAACCGCAAAAGATGGTAGTAAATCATTAAAGGTTGTTGTTAATAGTGTTGGCGCAAACGCATGGGATATCCAAATAGTTGCTGATAGTCTTCATGTAACACCCGGTGCAACTTATAAATATTCAGTTTGGGCGAAATCAGATAAAGCAAATTCCCAAATATATTTTACGGTTGGAAATTATTCGTACAGTGAATATGCCGCTGATCGCGCATCACGCCTTACTACTGAATGGAAAGAATATACTCTTGAGTTTACGGTTACTGATAACCAAACCGTTATAAGAGCGCCAATTCACTTCAGTATTACTGGAAATGTTGGCAGTACTATATATGTTGATAATATGAAGATCACAAAAGTTATCAGTCTTGCTGAAGCTTATAAACCAATTATTGTTGAAGCCGAGTCGGGGAATGTTGGATCCGATTTTCAGGTAACTACTGATGCCGGTAACAGTAATTTAACTTATGTAACAATAAAAACTGATGCAGCGGCAGCAGGCGCAACAAATTTTCCGGCAAAACTTGACAGAACTATATCTTACCAAGTAACATTTCCGGATTCTGGCACTTATAATTTATATGCTAGAATTAATGTAGGCCCCGATACTTTTAATGATGACAGTTTTTTCTATGGTAAAACTTTTGGGCAAAAAGATCCAACTGTTGATACTTTATGGAACATGGTGAATGGATTAGCTGCTGGAGGTTTTTCAAACGCTAGTGATGTCGTTCGCGAAATTGGTGGGGCAGGGTCCAATGTTTGGAAATGGGTTTGCATTACAGGTAATACATTCAACTCAGTTGGAGCAAAATTTATTGTCCCTGAGGGAGGTACAACTTTTACTTTTCATGTTGCCGGTAGAGAAAATGGTTTATTTATAGACAAATTCGCATTCGGTAAATCAATCGTTTTCTATACAGTTGATAACCTTGATAAAGGTGTAGCAGGCGTTACCAATGTTCCAGGAGGAAATATCTATAATGGACCCCCTCTTGCCCATAAACAGAAAAAATTCCTTGGAAGCGCTCACAGTACTAATCAGGCAACTAACTTTAAATCCTATTGGAATAAAGTTACACCAGAAAACGCCGGAAAGTGGGGAAGCGTTGAAGGAACACGTAATCAAATGAATTGGGGAGCTTTAGATGCCGCTTATAATCTAGCAAAAGAGAATAATTTCCCATTCCATTTTCATGTGCTTGTATGGGGCGCACAACAACCTTCATGGATTAACGCTCTTCCTGCTGATGAACAACTTAAAGAAATAAGAGAATGGTTTGTGGCTGTCGCCCAAAGATATCCCGATATTGCTTATTTGGAAGTTGTGAATGAACCTCTGCTAAATCACAATCCTCCAGATGGAACCAGCGGTAGAGCAAATTATAAAAACGCGCTTGGTGGTAATGGCGCTACCGGGTATGATTGGATTATAACCGCCTTCAAAATGGCTCGTGAAATTTTCCCTGCAAAAACTAAATTGATGCTTAATGATTACAGCATTATTAATAGCTCGAGCAGTACAGCTGAATATCTTAAAATTATTAGATTACTTAAGAAGGAAAATCTAATAGATTTAATCGGTGAACAAGGACATGCATTTACAACAACTGCTGCAGTTGCTACGATGAAAAGAAATCTTGATTCGCTCGCCTCAACTGGCATTCCAATTCATATTACTGAACTTGATATTGATGGTCCAACAGATGCTACTCAACTTACTCAGTATAAACGCATCTTTCCGGCATTATGGGAACATCCGGGTGTTGAAGGTATTACTTTATGGGGCTGGAGACCAGGATTGTGGAGAAATGATCAAAAAGCTTATTTGATTGAATCTAACAATGTAGAAAGACCTGCATTGATTTGGTTAAGAGAATACCTTGACACTTTAAATATCCCTGTATCTGTTAAGGGGGAAACCGAGTTGCCTCAGGACTTTGTACTATATAATAATTATCCAAATCCATTTAATCCTTCCACACAAATAAGTTACTATTTACCTCGAGCTTCAAGTGTGAAGTTAGATGTCTTTGATATGTTGGGAAGGCATATGCAAACATTGGTTGATGGAGAACAATTGGCCGGATATCATGATGTTCAATTTAATGCCGGTAATCTTTCAAGCGGAGTGTACGTCTATCGTTTACAATCCGGTACGTTCGTCTCAATTAAGAAAATGTTGTTGATGAAATAA